A single genomic interval of uncultured Sphaerochaeta sp. harbors:
- a CDS encoding YbaB/EbfC family nucleoid-associated protein, translated as MDMNPFELLKNMKGIQENVKKMQEMLPTITATGSAGAGMVEVTINGKFIVTDIHIEKDIVDPDDLGTLQVLLSSAFNDASAKIQQKIQSEGMKYAGPLGGFTPQA; from the coding sequence ATGGATATGAACCCTTTTGAACTGTTGAAGAATATGAAAGGCATTCAGGAGAATGTGAAAAAAATGCAGGAAATGCTTCCCACCATTACTGCAACAGGAAGTGCCGGTGCAGGTATGGTTGAAGTTACCATCAATGGAAAATTCATTGTCACTGACATCCATATTGAAAAAGATATTGTCGACCCAGATGATTTAGGAACACTCCAGGTATTGTTGAGTAGTGCCTTCAATGACGCATCAGCAAAAATCCAGCAGAAGATCCAGAGTGAAGGTATGAAATATGCCGGTCCTTTGGGTGGCTTCACCCCCCAGGCCTAG